A single genomic interval of Zobellia nedashkovskayae harbors:
- a CDS encoding PorP/SprF family type IX secretion system membrane protein, whose translation MTALRNYLATLAVCCAFFSNAQQLPQFTQYVYNTMSINPAYAGSRQTLNATALHRNQWAGIEGNPTTSTLSVHTPIRFSNIGVGLSYINDQLGFEKTNYIYADVSYTVPLSGDVNMALGLKGGVTNYKLGTPDESDPFFFDGFSKWNPNMGAGIYVSSNKWYLGASAPRILNTDLNNGEFVALERNSYYAIGGYVFDIGQTTKFKPTAILKYTNGAPASYDVTANFLFYEKFWIGASYRFNDSDSFGVLMDYAISDSFRIGYAYDLPTSTFRPYSGGTHEVILIYELFNRGLKAMKSPRYF comes from the coding sequence ATGACAGCACTTAGAAATTACCTAGCAACTTTGGCGGTATGCTGTGCCTTTTTTTCAAATGCACAACAGCTTCCACAGTTTACCCAATACGTTTATAACACCATGTCTATAAATCCGGCATATGCAGGTAGCAGGCAAACATTGAATGCTACCGCTTTGCACAGGAACCAATGGGCCGGTATAGAAGGGAACCCTACAACAAGTACGCTATCTGTACATACACCAATACGCTTTAGTAATATTGGGGTTGGCCTATCTTATATAAATGACCAATTAGGTTTTGAGAAAACAAATTATATCTACGCAGATGTTTCATATACTGTTCCATTAAGCGGAGATGTAAATATGGCGCTTGGGCTAAAAGGTGGTGTTACTAATTATAAATTAGGAACACCAGACGAAAGTGACCCTTTCTTTTTTGATGGCTTCTCTAAATGGAATCCTAATATGGGTGCCGGTATTTATGTAAGCTCAAACAAATGGTACCTAGGTGCATCAGCTCCTAGAATATTAAATACAGATTTAAACAACGGCGAATTTGTTGCCTTGGAACGCAACAGCTATTATGCTATTGGTGGTTATGTTTTTGATATTGGTCAAACTACAAAATTCAAACCAACGGCCATATTAAAATATACCAACGGCGCACCTGCCTCTTATGATGTAACAGCTAATTTCCTTTTCTACGAAAAATTCTGGATAGGAGCTTCATATCGTTTTAATGATTCTGACAGCTTTGGTGTATTGATGGATTATGCCATTTCGGACTCGTTTAGAATTGGGTATGCTTATGATTTACCTACCTCAACCTTTAGGCCTTATTCTGGAGGAACACATGAAGTTATTCTT